Genomic window (Acomys russatus chromosome 2, mAcoRus1.1, whole genome shotgun sequence):
AGCTGTAAAATGGGATAATAGTATTACCTCCGAGGCAGGGTTACGGGAGGTGTATGAGAGAGTGCCCGAGTAGGTGTTGGCCTGCACTTTTACTGTCCTTTGCGCATACAGAGAGCTGCTCCCCTACTTGGAGGAAGGACACTGGGGGCCGGGGCTACAGGGCTTCTGCCCCCACCTGGAGTTCTACGTCCAATTTGCTGCCAATGCAGAGAAGTCTGAGGCTACCCTTCAGGTAACCGCAATCTGTCTCCCCTTAATCTAGATACTCAGTTTCTTGCATTTAGAGCGCAGCTCGTAGCTAACTTCCCTAGGAGGGAAGCCTGCATGAGCGAACGCAGTGTAGGAGTGGCTTCTCTCCCGACGTGAACCCTCTCAATCCAGGAGCAGCTGAGGAAGAACAAACGTTTCCGGAGGTTCGTGCAGCTTCAGGAAGGCCGCCCCGAATTTAGGGGTCTTCATCTCCAGGacctgctccctctgcctctgcagcgGCTCCAGCAGTGAGTGGTTTATCTTGTCAGGGCTGCCTAGCTGCTGCCTGGGGGATGCCACTGGTTCTCCCAACCCTGTCTTTCTCTGCCAAATTACTCCTAAGCTTTTACCAGAGTTAAATGCGAGCCCACGGGGTGCCTAGGGTCTGCAGCCTCAGACCCGGGGCTGTAGTCCTGTATCTTGACGTAAGGGAGCTCCGCACTAGGGCCTGCGGTAGGCTATCTGGAAAAGCTCATTGACACGAGGGCTCAGCCTAGACTTGAAGTTGTTCCAGGCCTCACAGGTTGTCTGTGGTAGCCTCCTTGGTTTGATTTAGTTTCGTTTTCTGGGCCAGCCTCCTGATTCCTCAGCGTGGGACGAAATTATAATGTGAGCCCAGAGTCCGGGTCCCACGTTAAAGAAGGGGCAACAGAGAAGCCAGGCCTTTCCTGACTTGACAATTAAGAAATGACCATCTGGGAGCTGATCTCCAGGTCATATGAAACCAGGACAttttgcctggctctgcttcacTTCCAACTGTCCACTTCCAGGTACGAGAATCTCGTCATGGCTTTGGCTGAAAACACAGTTCCCAGCAGCCCTGATTACCAACAGCTCACACGTACGTTCTGGTTTCTCCCCGCCCTAGGCAGAGAGGCTGCCTGTCCTGAAGgcctctctgcttctgccctcctaCAATGTCTGGTATGTCCTGTCTCCCATCGCATGCATCCCTAACTGCCCGGCCTTTTCTCCAAGAAGCTAGAACCCGAGCCAGGCCCCCTGCAGACCAGCTTGTCTTTTACTACCAGTAGCCAAAGCCAAACTTCTGTTGGGAGTGAGGTGGAGGGTGTTGTTCCAGGGGCTGCCCGCCTGGTGAGCGAGACTGCCCAGAGAGTGCACGCCATTGGCCAGAGTCAGAAGAATGACCGGCACCTGCAGCGTGTCCAGGCCCTGCTCAGTGGACGCAAGGCAAACGGGCTGACTTCAGGTAGCCCGCGGACTCTGCCCTTTGGCCTCAATTGCCCCCTGCTTGCTCACTTCTCTTCCTCTACGAAGCCAGCTTattgagctggcaagatggctcagtgggtaaaagcacttgcccgGTGCATGGACTGTGTTAtaatcctgggacccacatagaggTGAAGTAGAGAACtaactccacagagctgtcctccagcctacacacacacacacacacacacacacacacacacacacacacacacacacacacacacaattactccCCTCagcccaccccccgccccaaattTCCTGGTTTTTTTCTTGTGTTCCATGACACTCTCATTTTCAAGGGCGCTGGTTCCTGCGACAGGGCTGGCTTTTAGTGGTGCCTCCCACGGGGGAGCCTCGGCCCCGCatgttcttcctcttctctgatgcGCTCCTCATGGCTAAGCCTCGGCCCCCACTGCACCTGCTGAAAAGCGGCACCTTTGTCTGCAGAGCCCTGTACCCTATGTCCCAGTGTCAGCTTAACAGGGTCTTTGGCCACTCGGGAGGACCTTGTGGTGGTTTGCTCAGTGTAAGTAGCAGGTGGGAAATCTGGGCCCCAAATATACTCCAAGTACTTAGGCCAGCTAGCTGATCACTTGGCCTGGGTCCCTTTTTATGAGAGTAAGGGGATTGGTGGGGCTAAGGTTTCATAATTGGTCGTCATCTTATTCCTGAATTAATGTCATGGAACCAGTGAGAGCCTCAGCCTGACTTGATCTGAACAAAGTGGTTTCTCCCTAGCTGTCCTTTCCCCATGAGAAGCTACTGCTTATGTCTACTGACCAGGAGGAGCTGTCACAATGGTACCACAGCCTGACTCTGGCTATTAGGTGAGTGTGTCTTCCCTCGGGGAATGGGAGCTTGCTTTTAGAATTGGGAAGACGTTTCTCTCACACCAGAgcttcttcccccatccccagaGGTGACTGAATAGGGTGATCATTCCAATGCCTGGACTGTTTTcttcccacagaagccagaagagctcCACTCACAGAAGTGTTGCCACAACATGACACTGTCATCTACAAATGTGCTGGGCCACGCTCACAACAATCCTGGGATGCATGTGGCAGTTGGGCTTGCCTGCGAAGAATCTTACAGGTTCCAGAGCTCAGGATACTTAGGGACAGGACAGAGCCTTCCATGGGTCGACACAGGCCATTAACTAGCTCtttaagaagcagaaagcagccggggccagcgtggtggcacacacttttaatcccaccacacgggaggcagaggcaggcggatctctgagttcgaggccagcctggtctacaaagcaagtctaggacagccaaggctacacagagataaccctgtctcaaaaaacaaaacaaaaaagaagcagaaaacaggctTCAACCCAACTGAGTCTCAGTGGAACCAGCCCCTTTAACACCATGCCACTGGGGGACCTTGGGACTGTAAAGCTCCTGCTGTTTGTGGCCAACTGTTTATTCAATTTGCAGCATtgtaaaggaagacatttttgtTGCCtatagacttttttaaaaatgatttttaaaaaatatacatatgccTATGAactcttgtttcatttttgagacagggtcttactattaTGACCCAGACTGACACTGAACTtgaattcctcctgcctcagcctcaaaaGCCTTGGGTTTACAGATGTGTGTTCCCACACCTGGCTACtgtgtttagtttcttttcttcttgagacaaggtttcacatagctgaggctggccttaagctccaGATCCTCCCAAACTACCTCCCATTTGTAAAACTTCTGTAATTTATTTCCCTACTGGATtttcaataaagtgctgttttgatttgtttttggaAAGACCTTTCTGTCTAAACCATACGCCTTGATGGCTGGCATCTTAGCAGCCTTGGGAATATAAAGGCAGAAGTACAGCTACCTCTGTCTTCTGCTCGCATTCTGGAAGGCAGTCTCTCGCTTCTTAATAAAGGAACCTTTTCTGGGAGTCCCAGTTGGCCGATGCACctagtatgcatgtgtgtacgacCGGCTGGGCACTGGGAAAACACAGAGGGAGCACCCAGAACAAGACGGCTTTGCTTTACTAGGCCTTCAGTGGCACTCCTTCACTGCTTGACCCTTTGTCCCAGTCTTGTGCCCTCTTCGCCTCAGCCCCTGCTCCAGCTCCCAGGAGGGAGCTGGGCTCCATGTCTCTGGGCTCCAGTTTACGGGCTCCTCCCAGGCCTCAGTGTTTCCAGCTTCTCGTTGGTCCTCAGGAAAGGGCATGCTGGTCTCTGTGCGGGAAAGATCGGCTTGTTCCAGCTTCGCAGCCTTTGGTCTCCCAGCCGTCAGACACCTCCCGACCCGACCGCTTACCTGGTTCCGGAACTTCCACACCCGCGCCAGGCTTGCACTCTTGCAGAAGCTGGTGGATGGTCTTTAGCTTCGTGTTTAGGAGTTCCCGCTGGGTTCCAACCAGAGTAGTCACCCTGCAGAAACACCCGCTCAGGGGCTGCTCAGTCGGCCTCCTGGGCTCCCACCTCACCCATCAAATTCCTCACCGCTCAAAAAGAGGATCCAGCTGGGTCATCAGATTGTTCAGGTGCTGTTCTGTCTGGGCCAGCTGTTGTGTCAGCAGCGCCAGCTGTTGTTCTGGGAGTAGACAGGATGGTTACCCCTGTagtcccctgctcccctcccccacagaaaCCACTGTTGTTCAACCCACCTGACTGTGAggatttcttcttgtttttttcctcttggagAACAGCAGCCTCATCTGGGCCCTGTGGTGGAAGCAGGTAAAAGCAAAGCTGCAGCAAAGGCCCCGTCCATCACCTGAGAGCTAGTGAAGAGGGGGAGCCACAGAGAAAGCTCTGGGCATTCACCTCAGAGAAGTACAGTTGTTTCTAGTCCAGGTGCTTACCCGGACGAACATGAGGCAACATGTCTGTATGCCCACACATGGCCAGGCTGCTGAAGCACTCCAGAATGTGAAACTTGACAGCAGCAACCGGAAGACTGGTCacactcctgcctcctccttcagcaTCCCTACCCTCCATCTTGCTAAATTGCCCAGACAGGCCCTGGACTTAGAATCCTCCCGCCTCAACTTCCAGAGTAGCTGAATAATAGGCCTGTGCTACCAGGTCCATCTCCTTCAGTCTTAGCCGGTATAAAATCCCCAATCTGTTCAGTTTTCAATTCACATTATCTGCACCACaagtttgcttgcttgtttttttttttttttaactgactatATAGTGCTCTTTGCTCTTAAAGGCAGTGCCCCATGGTTTATTTTTAGGATACAATCCTCCCAGTgttatgataggtagatagaggCTCTGAATGCAGGCTGGGCTTTAATTGGAAAGTGGATTATTGTAACACGCCCTGAAACTGTTCAATTGGAATGCCTACATCTCCTCCCCGAGGCTGAACTCCACGCACAAGACAGGAATacaacctttttgttttgtttttcggaggcaaggtttctctgtgtagcagccctggctttcctggaactaactctgtagaggctggccttgaattcacagagatcctcctgcctccatcttcctgaGTGCgggtgctgagactaaaggtctGCATTACCACACCCATCTAGAATGTACTAATCTCTCATTAAATTCCACTCTTCATCCTAGGCTGTCAAGGCGGCTTAGGTCCATTAATCTCATCTGGTTTTTATGTCCCTAACTGGTCCAGTCTCTATTTCCTAGTACAAGTAATTGATCAGGGTCGAAGATACAGCACTGGTGCCACTTTCCATCTTAGCAGTTTCAAGTCCATCAGACTGCACTGACAGGTCCCATTTCAGGGTATCCTTCCCAAGGAGAACAGGAAATAGCTTAGTGCCTGGCACACTGGACACACTGTTGCTGAGGCAGTAAACCCCTTGGGCCAAGGCTGGAGCCTCGGCACTAActgcatctcttctctctctctctctctctctctctctctctctctctctctctctctctctctctctctcgcatatAGACACTAGTTGGGTTAAAATCCCACTTCCATCAGACACTAAGTGGATCAGCTCGAGTAAGAAACCCGCTCtttgcccaggacagccaaggctacatagagaaaccctgtctcgggaaaaacaaaacaaacaacccgcCCTTCACTGGATTGCGGTGGGATGATTAAACGTAACGGTCGCTAGCTACAATTTTCCCAAGCGCCTTACACCCACTACTTCTCTGGATCCTCGAACCCCGATAATGTGGGAAAACCAAGGAACCAGCCTTCAATTTTAGAGCCCTCTCCAGGAGATGGGGAGGCCCAGGGCTCCCCCAACCCACCGCAACACACCGCACCTGCAAACACTTGTACAGCACAAAAGCCACGGCGGCCGCGGTGTAAAGCGCACCCAAATGCAGCGATCCGGCCTGGGCCCGCTCGCGCTGGTCCTTGGGTGGCGGCTGCCGCCGAGATTCGGTGGCCCCGGGAACAACCTGGGAGCGGCGTTCTGTGGATGAAAGCCACCCGTCAGCACAGAGGGACGTTGCCCCGGGGCAGCCCCAGCCTGCCTCCCTCCAGCAACTCTCGCCGGCACCTGGATGTGCCCCTAGATCGGAGCTGGGACGCTCCCCGAGGACTCCAAACAGCGCAGACACGAGCAGTAGCCCCAGCACGCTCGGCGCGGGACTCGCGCCCGCCATGCCTGGCCCACTAGGAAGGTTCACCCCGGGTCGGCGAGCTCCAGCGTCGGCCTCCCGTCGtagtgcgcacgcgcgcgcgcgcgaccGCAGCTTCTCCTGCTCCCGGTAGCCTGGAGTGGCCACGCCCACCtcaggggtggggcggggctaaGACTTTTTTGCATAGGCCACGCCCACCTGGCTTTCCCTACATTACTTTCCTACTTATTTATAATTCCTTAAACAATAATCCCTCCAGAATCTTTCAGCCTAAAACAATGGCTCGTAATTTTTCAGAACTCAGGCGAGCAGTTTCCTGACCGTAACTGTAAAACAAGGACTATCTTAGACCTATAAAGAGGCCGCGGCCAGCCAACTGCACCAGCTCGCTCTGAAGGCCTGTTTCCTAGGCTACGCACGGGGGACACGTTCCTTATCCTTCCGCCTAGGGGAAAGTCCCCGGACCTCCGGCAAAGAGTGccgcgtgcgcacgcgcgtggACTTGACCCGCTAGGCACTGCTAGTCCGCCAAGAAGCGATCCCCGCCCTGGGGCGAGCCGAGCGGCGTGCGGCGGGGCGTCATCCGTCAGCTCTCCTAGTAACACAGGCAGTGCGACCTCCGCGGCGCACCAACCACACGGGGCTCATTCTCAGCGCGGctgctcttttggtttttggggtttttgagacacTGGGTTTCTCTGccctggactagctctgtagaccaggctggcctcggactcacagtgatccgcctgcctctgcctccctgagtgcatgagccaccatgcccagcttgctccTTTAATTTTACGCTCCCGTCATATTCAACTCTAGATCAGGTCTTCGgggtaaattaattttttgttgttgttgttcgttttttgttttttgggttttttgctgtTGTGGTTTGGTTGGGATTTTcgagttagggtttctctgtgtagccctgtctggctagggttgtagaccaggctggtcttgaactcatagagatcctcctacAGATGTCtacggagttccaggacagccagagctgttacaaagAAGAACACTGTCtcgaacaacaaaataaaacaaatacaaacaaacaaacaaaaaaagaaagaaagaaaaaagaaaatctgaacttctaatttattctttctttagtACCACTAGGCTGCTAGTGCCAAGAGAGCAGGGCTAtgtcttcccctgcccccccccccccattagccTAGCACAGCACTTGTCACTAGTGGGAACTTGAGGAATTGaatgaaattaatgaataaatattcaCAACGACCCAAAAGGCAGATGCTAGGTTCGTCTGGGTCCCATGTAGTCTCAgcaggcctcgaactcctgatcctcctgctttcacttctcaaatgctggaattatagcTGTGTAGTGCCACACAAGGCTCATAATTGGAATGGCTGGATGTGGTACtacactcctgtgatcccagcactgggtaggcagaTCTCACGcccagcctcaaaaaacaaaaacaaggcctgggcgtggtggcccacgccttcaatgccaggaggcagaggcaggcggatccctgtgagttcgaggctagcctggtctacacagtgactccaggacagccaggggtacacagagagaccttgtctcaacaaacaaacaaacagacaaacaaacaaacaaagaaactagGACAGAGAGTTATACCCTCTGCTCCATGCTGTGTTGTCGGAGACAGTCTCAGGAGCCTTTACTGGCCTAAAGGGCAAGATCCCCCTGCTAtagtctctggagtgctgggcttacGGGGGTGCATCTAGCACACTCAGATTCCCTGCTATATCTTTTAACTGGGCTACACAAGGTCATCTTCCCAACTAGATCAAAAGCTGTAGGAAGAAACATCTTCCACTTCATCTCTGTCCCTAGGTCTTGGCAATTACCAGGCAAGAGGTACAGGTgggttaaataaatgaataaaacgtgggagtctcttcttgtttttccAGAAAGGGAGTccgaagggcagggcagggcagggcaacGGGAGTTGTTAAAGTCTGATTGCTCCAGGATGGCTTGGAATGGAAAGTAGGGAAGTATAAATTGCTGCCAGTTGGCATAGCTCGTGGAAATAAGTTCAAGCCCATTCTAATGGGAGAAAAGGCTCTCAACTGATGGCTGCCTCTTGGGTTTGGATTTTTGAATCatatagtccaggttggcctcggaactcactatgtacacagCCAAgaatgctctttttttgtttgtttgttttgttttgttttgagacagggttggctgtcctggactcactctgtagaccaggctggcctcgaattcacagtgatccacctgcctctgcctcccgagtgctgggattaaaggcatgtgtcaccaccaccaagTATGCTCTTGAATCTCTGAACTGCTGACTCTTGCTATGAAGTataggctggatttgaactcactacatagctcagaTTGGTCTTCACCTCATGATCCTACCATCtcaccacccaagtgctggaaatcTCTGTTTTTAAGTGCTGATAAGAAATCAAtgctaagccgggcatggtggcacatgcctttaatcctagcactcagggaggcagaggcaggcagatctctgtgagttcgaggccagcctggtcttcaaagtgagtccaggacagccaaggctaacatagagaaccccctgtctcgaaaagcaaacaaaaacaaaaacaaaagaaatcaatgcTATACCTACTGTCTTTGACACCCaagaagatttttaatttttttgagacaaaatcctGTGCAATCCAGGATGGCCTCGAGCATGCTACATCAGCAAGGGCGGCTgtgaacttctgatgctcctgaTTCCACTACCCGAgcactggaattgcaggtgtaCAGTTTATTCAGTACTGGCTATCAAgcccagggctgtgtgtgtgcaacaTTAGGCAAGTACGCTATCAATGGGGCTACATCTCAAGCCCcaaatagattaaaaacaatTCTCTAAATgccaaaattattttcaataaaatagaaagtaggaaaaaaaaaaaaaaacccaaaaacccaggAAGGACACAAggagcataattttaaaagttttgaacTCTGTAGCTATATAAGCATGCtagtataaaaatgtatatagctaacaatttttaattaactacAGAACAAGAAACAGTAATGGATCTTTATTACTTTAATAACTACAGTATTACATTTTAAAGGAAGTACAGCGAGTCTTCTATTTTGAGATATGAGTGATGaacagtgttttaatttttacttcttttagaTCCCTTTTGTTTCTGGGTGCAGTGTACAGGGGTATGGACACCCACGCGCACACACGTGGAAGTAAGCAGGCCATAGAGTGTCTAGCTTACCGTTTTATCTAGACAGGCTAGCCAGAGAACTCTGAGGTTCTACCTGCTTCCAACACTGGAGTAGGCACTAGGGATTCAAGCCCAAGCTCTCATGCCTCCAGAGCAAACAGTCCAGTTAAGAGCTGTtaagacctttaatcccagcactcgggaggcagaggcaggaggatcgctgtgagttcgaggccagcctggtctacaaagtgagtccaggacggctaaggctacacagagaaaccctgtcttgaaaaacaaaacaaaataaaaaagagcagttaagagcactggctgcttttccagaggaccagggctcaaaTCCCAGCAAGCAGGTCACACTTACTTATAATTCCAGcctcaggagatctgacaccttcaaaGGCACCTGCACcttcaaacatacacacacacctgaattGCATGCCCCCCAACCCATACACACAATgtatgaaaacatttcttttatatgaaGCAACCGATAGATAGAAAATGTCTtaagtataaagaaaaatttagcaAATATTCACATTTCacaacaaattttttaaaaagcaaaccttaaattaaaaatttaaatggtcACCTTGAACGAAGGAATTGAGAATTAAAGTAACAGGTTATTTTTCTCAACTTTATACTTATTATTTCATAatggtttgtttcatttatttgttggCTCTGGGGAATGGAGTCAGGTCCTGGTCCCTGTATGTTGCAACCAGCactttttcctgttattttggggattaaattgtttttttaaatagatttattgattttatatgaTGTTttcaactatttttgttttttaagatttttgaagATTCTATTTCATCTatggtatgggtgttttgcctgcatacctGTCTCTGTACCActtgcgtgcctggtgcccagggtggtcagaagagggtgtctgaacCCCTGGAATTGGATTTAGAGATGGTTGTTAGCTCCCACATGGGCACTGGGatttgaattctggtcctctaaAAGAGTAGCCAGCACTCTGAATGGCAGAACCGCTGGAATTTTTCCGCTCCATTTGTGCTTGTGTGACATGTGCCCTGCTTGGTGGCCTTGGCAATCAGAGGATGTTGGgtcttctgggactggagttacagatggttgctggCCTCCAtagggatgctgggaatcaacccTGGgtgctctgcaggagcagcaagtgctcttaacctcccagccatctctccagactctattttgtttgttttaatttttgagccAGAGGCTGGTGCTGCAgataaacccagggccttgagcacaCTTAGGACAAGTTCTACCAATGAGCTAGTACACTCTTCGTCCAccattatttatttcatgtatgtatgtatgtgcatatataaacagggtctcattttgtagccctgactggcctggaactctctaatgtagaccaggtgggccttgaactcacagagacctgcctgcctctgccttttgaatgctgggattaaatctaCTGGTTAAAGAGTAAACATGTCTAGTTATCCGTGAAGTTGGAAACACtgtcccaacaacaacaaaaactgaacaatttttttttgggaagatttatttactattatgtatacagtctgcttgtacccctgcaggccagaagagggcatcagatcacattacagatggtcgtgagccactatgtggttgctgggaattgaactcaggatctctggaacagcagtcagtgctcttaaccgctgagccatctctccagcccaaactcaACAATTTTAAACTCATAAAAACTAATTCTAGATATAAACACATGTAGAGGGATCTGTTTGTCTCGAGGGCCCCTTTATATAGCTAGATGTTCCCCGAACCAACTTCTATGTAGaaccaatattttcattttattttatttcatttacttgtttataGCTCCACATATAGTCCAGCTGGCCTCTAATTTAGTGTCCCAGGATTatgggcatgagccaccacacctattttacaatgttttttaaaaagataagcaaCAGCTGGGTTTGGCTGAGTAAACctgcagttcaaggccagtctccaTTGTACGTGGAACATAAGACTCCGCCCCCAGCCCGCTGCTAATTTGAAGACTCCGCCCCCAGCCCGCTGCTAATTTGAAGACTCCGCCCCCAGCCCGCTGCTAATTTGAAGACTCCGCCCCCAGCCCCCTGCTAATTTGAAGACTCCGCCCCCAGGCCACTGCTAATTTGAAGACTCCGCCCCCAGCCCACTGCTAATTTGAAGCCTACAAATCACAGATACTCAGCACTGTTCACAGTTTAGAactaagactgtgtgtgtgtgtgtgtgtgtgtgtgtgtgtgtgtgtgtgtgtgtgtgtgtgtgtccgtgtgctcCTGTAGAGCCTGGTAATCAATCAGCTTCTCGTGTGCCCTTCTCTATTACTCTCCACTTTATTCTTGAAGTCAGGGTCCCCCACTGAACCACTGAGCTCTGGTGATCCGCCTGTCTTCCTTCCACCACGTAAAGCCGAGGTTACAGACGTGGGTGTTGGAGACCCAAGCTCAGGTCTTCACGGTGACTAGACAAGAGCTTTACCAGCAGGGCTACCAGCCTCTCTGAAGGAACCCCCTGCCCCATATCCGTCCTGCCCATTAACCGGCAAAGACAGGCCCAATTTGCCTGGGAAGAGATTCTCTTCTTGTAATGAATGGAGTGACGGGTCCTAACGGACAGTTTGGACGAGGTAGGTTGTGAGGAAGGACTCTAGGCCTCCTCTGTCTTCCTATCCCCAGTTATAATACtagtaataataacagcaacacTCATATTACACAGATATTGCTCAGCGGGGGCGTACTGAATcggtgcctgcaatcccagaacttggtaagggggaagaaaaaaggtcaggagttcaagttcatgctgagttagaagccagcctgcgCTACATAAATAGATACATCTACTTCCTGTAATGGAACTGTGAATTTGGAAGTCATTCCACTTTAGAGCATGCTCATCGGGTCATACATACATCCCACGGCCAAAGGGCTCTTGTCCTTCTTAGTCCGGTTTCAGGTCACCGTTCAGAGTCTGCCGGCTCAGCTGCATGTGGCACAGAGCACTGGGGCGCTCAGAGAGTTGAGGGCTGGGGTGTTGCAGGTGCGGGCACAGGGCGGGCCTTTGTTCTTTTcgctcatctctcctctctctgccttcctctccggAAGCCAGCAAGTTTGTCACCGTCAGTGTTGGTGATGCTGAGGCGT
Coding sequences:
- the Arhgef39 gene encoding rho guanine nucleotide exchange factor 39, whose amino-acid sequence is MESPASASRCPVRQQRARWERKRLCTARELLETERRYQEQLGLVATYFLKILKAKGTLRPPERQTLFGTWELIYAASLELLPYLEEGHWGPGLQGFCPHLEFYVQFAANAEKSEATLQEQLRKNKRFRRFVQLQEGRPEFRGLHLQDLLPLPLQRLQQYENLVMALAENTVPSSPDYQQLTRAARLVSETAQRVHAIGQSQKNDRHLQRVQALLSGRKANGLTSGRWFLRQGWLLVVPPTGEPRPRMFFLFSDALLMAKPRPPLHLLKSGTFVCRALYPMSQCQLNRVFGHSGGPCGGLLSLSFPHEKLLLMSTDQEELSQWYHSLTLAIRSQKSSTHRSVATT
- the Ccdc107 gene encoding coiled-coil domain-containing protein 107 codes for the protein MAGASPAPSVLGLLLVSALFGVLGERPSSDLGAHPERRSQVVPGATESRRQPPPKDQRERAQAGSLHLGALYTAAAVAFVLYKCLQGPDEAAVLQEEKNKKKSSQSEQQLALLTQQLAQTEQHLNNLMTQLDPLFERVTTLVGTQRELLNTKLKTIHQLLQECKPGAGVEVPEPETSMPFPEDQREAGNTEAWEEPVNWSPETWSPAPSWELEQGLRRRGHKTGTKGQAVKECH